The window CGGCGCCGTCCAGGCTGATCTGCGCGGTCGCGTTGCCGTGGATGCCCATCTTGTGCTCGAGGCCGGTGCACCAGATCGGGTTGCGCGCGCCGAGCGAGCCGTCGGGTTGCACCAGGAATTTCGGCACCACGAACAGCGAGATGCCCTTGCTGCCCTGCGGCGCGTCGGGCAGGCGGGCGAGCACCAGGTGGACGATGTTCTCGGCCAGGTCGTGCTCGCCGGAACTGATGAAGATCTTGCTGCCGGTGATCCTGTAGCTGCCGTCGGCCTGCGGCTCGGCCTTGCTGCGCAGCAGGCCGAGGTCGGTGCCGCAGTGCGGCTCGGTCAGGCACATCGTGCCGGTCCAGTGGCCGCTGGTCAGCTTGGGCAGGTAGGTGCGCTTCTGCTCGTCGGTGCCGTGCGTGTGCAGCGCCTCGTAGGCGCCGTGCGTCAGGCCGGGGTACATGGTCCAGGCCTGGTTGGCACTGTTGAGCATCTCGTACAGGCACTGATTCAGCACGATCGGCAGGCCCTGGCCGCCGTAGGCCGGGTCGCAGCTCAGCGCCGGCCAGCCGCCCTCGACGTATTGCGCATAGGCGGCCTTGAATCCCTTCGGGGCGGTGACCTCGTGGGTGGTCTTGTCGAGCGTGCAGCCCTGCTCGTCGCCGCTGGCGTTGAGCGGGAAGGTCACCTCGGCGGCGAACTTGCCGCCTTCCTCGAGCACGGCGTTGAGCGTGTCGGCGTCGATCTCGGCGTGCGGCGGCATGGCCTTCAGTGCATCGGTCACGCCCAGCAGTTCGTGCATCACGAACTGCATGTCGCGGATCGGGGGGGTGTAGGTGGCCATCGGTTGCTCCGGAGAGGGATAGAACGAAGAGGAGGGACGAGACCCGAAGGCCCTCAGCGGGCCGGCATCGGCGGCGCGGTCGCGGTCAGGTGGTCGGCGAGGATGCGTTCGAAGCCGCGACCGGCACGCTCGACGGCGCCCGGGTTGCGCATGAAGCGCGCATCGTGGTGCAGCGCGAGGATCAGCCCGTGGATCTCGAACAGCAGTTGCGCGGGGTCGGTGTCGGGTCGCAGGTGGCCCGCGTCGATCGCGAGGCGGATCGCGCGCTGCAGGGCCTGGTGCCAGGTGCGCACCATGGCCACCAGGGCGTCGCGCACCGGGCCGGGCCGGTCGTCGAACTCGACCGCACCGCTGATGTAGATGCAGCCGGAGTCGACCTCGACCGACACCCGCTTGACCCAGCGCTGGAACAGGCTGCGCAGCCGTGGCAGGCCGCGCGGCTCGTCCATCGAGGGCACGAAGATCTCCTCCTCGAACCGCGTGTGGTACTCGCGGATCACCGAGATCTGCAGTTCCTCGCGCGAGCCGAAATGGGCGAACACGCCCGATTTGCTCATGTGCGTGACTTCGGCCAGCGCGCCGATGGACAAGCCCTCCAGGCCGATCTGCGAAGACAGGCCGAGCGCCGCCTCGAGGATCGTCGCGCGGGTCTGCTGGCCCTTGTGCTGGCCGCGCGGCTGGGCGCGGACGGTGCGGCTCGCGGGGGTGTCGGGGTCGAGCGTCGGGTCGGCCAAGCGGGTCTCCGATGAAAATCGAACGATCGTTCTATTTTGCAGAAAACCCTGCCCTCGGTGTGAGGGGATGAGGCCCTTCTGTAGGGCCGTGCGCCTAACGCACCCTGGGGTTTTCCTGGGGGCGAAGCCAGACGCCGAGCGTTCAGTCCTCGTCGAACGGCGTCAGCCAGGACGGCGCTTCGGTGTCCTTGGCGCGCTGCTCGAGCGGCGCGCGCAGGGCGCCGGCTTCTTCGATGAAGCGCCGGGGATCGACCGTGGGCGCCAGCCGCAGGGCCGGCGGGCCCAGCATGCTCAGGTAGAGCGGCGCGAACCAGCGGTCGCTGCGCTGGTGGTTCAGCGCCAGCTTCAGGCCGGCGCCGACGACGAACATCGTGGCGAAGCCCACCGCCAGCATCTGGCGGCGCGTCGGCAGGATCAGGCTCAGGTGGCCCCACACCAGGCCGCAGCCAAGGGCCAGCGTGATCAGTTCGCCGCATCGAGCCAGACCTTCCCAGGACAGTGCGAAGGCCGCCAGCGGCAGCAATGCATCGAGCAGCAGTGACACCAGCAGCACACCCAGCGCGAGCTGCAGGTGCGCCAGGTAATCGAAGTGGCGCGTGAAGAGCTTGGAGCCCAGCGCCCACAGGAAGCACCACACGCCCAGCATCACCGGCGTGCCGACCAGCACCGGCAGGTAGCTGCTGAACGGGTCGCCGGGATCGGTCTGCAGCCAGTGCTCGGCCAGCACCCAGGCCAGCAGCAGCACCAGCCCGATCACGAGGCGGCGCGCATGGACCGGCGGCGCAGCGGCCCACGGCAGCTCGGGCGCCAGGGTCTCACCGGCCAGGCGCACGCGCAGGCGCGTGCGGCCGATCTGCCATTCGCTGCCACCGACGAGCGTGCCGGTCTCGCCGGCCCGCAGCGTGCGGCCGCCCAGGCGCACGCCGTTCACGCTGTCGCCGACCTGCAGTCGGGGCACGCCGTCCGGGGCGTCCAGCAGCGCGTGGCGCGGCGCGGCATGCGGATCGTCGAGCACCACGTCGCAGTCCAGCGCGCGGCCGATCGAGACCGGCCACCGCAGCACCGGCACGCGGTGCGCCACGGCGCCGTCGCGGTCGAGCAGCTCGATCAGGCCGAGACGGCTCATGGCGCCGCCTTCACGCCGTAGCCCTGCAGGTAGTGCGAGGCCAGTTTCATCGCGTTGTCGAAACTGACGCCGCGGGCGTCGAGGCGGCCCTGCGCGCCGACGCGGGCCTGGTCGAGTGTGGCGACCAGCACGCTGACGTCGTAGAGTCCGGCGAGGCGCTTGTAGGCCGACAGGCACAGCACTGCGCGCAGCGGCAGGCCGTCGCGGTCGACGAAGCGCTCGCTGCACTGCGGCGCGGTGAATTCCTTCGGGTTGCGGCGCCCGAAGCTCTCGTTGCGGAAGCTCGCGCTGTAGCGCTCGGTGAAGCGCAGCCAGCCGAGCTTGCGGCCGTCGTAGGCCTCGTGGCGCGCGCCCAGCGAGCCGGTGAGCAGGCTGCCGCTGACGAAGATCTGCGTGTCCATCTCGCAGTCGGAGCGCTCGAACTCCAGGCCCTTGGTGTCCGCCGGCGTGCTGCGGCCCCAGCAGCGCATGAAGTCTTCCTGTGGCACGGGGATCAGGTAGTGCGGGTGGCCGGCGCTGCGCCAGGGCTGCTGGACGAAGCGTTGCACCACGGCCTCCTGGTGCGCGAGCAGCTGCGCGGTGAGCTGCGGATAGACCGGCGCGGTGATCGGCGCCGCGCCGCGGGCCCGCTCCACCAGGGCCTGCGCGAACGGCGCCGGCACCAGGAAGCTCACCTGTTGGCCGTCGCGCCGTGTGGCGACGTTGACGCCGACCACGCGGCCGGCCTCGTCGAGCGCGGGCCCGCCGCTCATGCCGGAGTTGAGCGCGCCGCCGAAGAAGATGCTGGGGTAGAAGCTGCGCTCGACGAGCCCGTTGTAGTTGCCTTCCAGCACCGCGAAGCCGACGTCGAGCGGGTTGCCGAGCGAGTAGATGCGTTCGCCCTGGGCCAGTGCGTCGTTCGCGGCGCGGAAGGCGAGCGGCTCGCCCGCTGCGTCGACCACGCTGACGCCGCTCTTGCGAGACGGGCCGTTCGGCGGCAGCGCCTTCACGAGCGCCAGGTCGTGGATCGCGTCGAAGCCCAGCAGCTGCAGCGCGCCCTCGCGGCCGTCGACGCGGGTGTAGGTGAGCCGGTAGCGATCGGGCTGCAGCGCCACCTGGCTGACGACGTGGTAGTTGGTGACGATCAGGCCGTCGTCGCTGACGAAGAAACCCGAGCCGACCGAGGCCTGGCTGTCCTGCCCCTTCAGCAGCGTGCGCACCTGCAGCAGCTGGCCGCGCGCGCGCTCGTAGAGCCGCTGCGCGGACGGCGACACGGGCAGCGGCGCGGTGGCGACCGATGGCGCGCCGATCCCGGGCAGCGGGGCGGAGGAGGGAGCGGAGGCGGGGGCGGCGGTCTGCGCACCGATGGCGCCGCTCGCCAGCGCGAACAGCAGCCCGAGTGCACGCTGCCGCCAGGCTCGGGGTCGCGTCATGGCGCCGATTCTGGCAGGTGGCTGCGGCTTACCATGGCCCGGGTTCAGGGCGCGTGAGCGCAAGGAGGACGATCGATGCGGATTGCCGTGGTGGGCCTGGGGGCGGTCGGCGGTTTCCTTGCCGCGCGGCTGGTGCGCGGCGGCCATCGGGTCAGTGCGCTGGCGCGTGGTGCCGCGCTCGCGGCGGTGCGTGAACACGGCCTGCGGCTGGACGAGGGCGGGCGGGTCACCGCGCACCCGATCGACAGTGCCGACGATGCGGCGGCGCTCGGCCCGCAGGACCTGGTGATCGTGGCGGTCAAGTCGCCGGCGCTGGCGGCCGTGGCCGAAGGTCTGGCGCCACTGCTGGGCCCCGACACGCCGGTGCTCACCGCGATGAACGGCGTGCCCTGGTGGTTCCTGCAGACGCTGCCGGCCGGCCGCATCGATCCGCGGCTGGCGAGCGTCGATCCCGAGGGCCGCATCGCTGCCGCGCTGCCGCTGGCGCGCGTGCTCGGCGGCGTGGTGCACCTCACCTGCAGCCAGCCCGAACCGGGTCTCGTGCGCCACGGTTTCGGCGAGCGGCTGATCGTCGGCGAGCCGGCCGGCGGCGCCAGCGCGCGCGTCGCCGCGGTGGTGCAGGCCCTGCGCGACGGCGGCCTGGAGGTCGAGGCCACGCCGGACATCCGCCAGGCGATCTGGTTCAAGCTGTGGGGCAACATGACGACCAATCCGGTGTCGGCACTGACCGGCGCGACGGCGGACCGGATCTTCGACGATCCGCTGGTCAATGCCTTCTGCCTGCGCGCGATGGCCGAGGCGTCGGCCATCGGCGCGCGCATCGACTGCCCGATCGCGCAAAGCGGCGAGGAACGCCAGGCGGTGGGCCGCAAGCTCGGGGCCTTCAAGACCTCGATGCTGCAGGATGTGGAGGCCGGCCGCCCGATCGAGCTCGACGCGCTGGTCACCGCCGTCCACGAGATCGGCGCGAAGCTCGGCCTGCCCACGCCCAACATCGACGCGCTGCTCGGGCTCACCCGGCTGATGGCCGGCACGCGCGGTCTGCTGCCGGCGGCGACCGGTCGATGACTCGCGCATGACACGCCGGCGCGCGCGGCGCGCGGTGTCGCGCCGACCCCGCAGATCGACCCCCGGCCCGCTGCCGCTAGCGTTGCTCCGCTTGAGGCGGCGGGCCGCCGTGCTCTATGCTCCGTGTCAAGGAGTTTGTGCATGGACGTGCTGCAGCTCGACGTGTCGGGCCGACCTCAGGCTTGGATCACCGCCCGCGAGGCGGCGGTTCTCTACGCCAGCGATGGCGTCGCGTGGACGCTGGGCGACGCCTGCGTGGTGCTGCGTGGCGGCATCCAGCGCCGCACCGGCCTGCAGTCGCGCATCGAGGTGCACTCCATCATCGCCGTGCGCGGCAGCGTGCCCAGCCGCGCCTGGCGGCAGACGCCGGCGCTGTCGAACCCCAAGCTGTTCGTGCGCGACCGCTACATCTGCGCCTACTGCGGAGGCCAGTTCCATGCCGACGACCTGACCCGCGAGCACATCCAGCCCACCTCGCGCGGCGGGCTCGACAGCTGGATGAACTGCATCACCGCCTGCCGCAGCTGCAACGGTCACAAGGCCAACCGCACGCCGGAAGAGGCGCGCATGAGCCTGCTCTACCTCCCCTACGTGCCGAGCCTGCACGAGGACATGATCCTGCGCGGCCGCCGCATCCTGGTCGACCAGATGGAGTTCCTGCTGGCCAGCGTGCCGCGCTCCAGCCGCCTGCATGGTTGAGGTCGGGGTGAAATAATTCCGCCCGGGCGCCGCGCGCGGCTGAACCGCGGACGCGCGCCTCGACTCCAACCGCTCCGTGGCGTCAACGCCCCCGAGGGCGGCCTCGTTGTGCCGTGATCGCCCAGTGCGTGAAGGAAGCTCACATGAAGAACCTGTTGATCGCCGGCGTCGTGCTGGCCCTGGCCGCCTGCTCCACCACCAGTCCCGATGTGGTCCAGCGCGGCGACGCGCAGCGGCTGTCGACCGTGCAGGACGCGGTCGTCGTCAACGTGCGCGAGGTCACGGTCGACGGCAGCCAGTCGGGCATCGGCGGTGTGGCCGGCGGCGTGGCGGGTGGCGTGGCCGGCAGTTCGGTCGGCGGCCGCCGTGAAGCCGTGGTGGTGGGCGTTCTGGGCGCGGTGGCGGGCGCGGTGGTCGGCAATGCCACCGAGCGGCTCGCGACGCGCGAGCAGGCGCTGGAGATCATGGTGCAGCTGCGCAATGGCGAGCGGCGTGCCATCGTCCAGGCGCAGGGCAAGGAAAGCTTCCAGCCCGGCGACCAGGTGGTGCTGATCTCGACCGGCGGCACCACGCGCGTCGCGCGCGCGCAGTCGGTGCAGCCGCCGCCGGCACCGCAACCGCGCAGCTGATCGGGCCGCGGCGGTTCAGATCTCCGGCGCCGGCGGCGCGCCGGGCTGGCGGGCGCACTCGCCGAAGATCCTGACCTTGCAGCCGACGCAGATCGCCGGGTCGAGGCGCGGCACGATCCGTGCGATTGCACTGTGCTTGTCGGAAAACACATGGTCCCGACCGAGCGCGTCGAGGAAGCCCGAGCGTTCCCACAGCTCCAGCACCGGCGGGCGCGGGCGGTGGAAATAGAGGTCGCCGCCGTCGGCCCGGCGGGCGCGCAGCTCCTCGTCCCAGACCTGGGCCCCGGCCGGGTCGATGAAGTTCATGCTCTTGCTCATGACCAGCAGGTGGCGCGGCGCGGCGGGCGCCGCGCGCAGGTGGTGCAGGGTGTCCGACACGTGCTGGGCGGCGCCGAAGTAGACCGCCCCCTCCATGCGCAGCAGCTTGAGCTGCGGGCACTCCGGCAGCGCCTCGGTCTGGCCGTCGAGCACGACGAAGGGGCGGTCCGGCGCCACGGAATCGAACCCCATCGTGCGCATGGCCGGCCGCGCCGTGCGTTGCAGGTAGCTGCTCAGCGACAGGATGCTGCCGAGCAGTATCGCGATCTCGAGCCTGAGGCTCACGGTGGCCACCGCGGTGGCCGCAGCGATCGCGAAGTCGCTGCGTTCTAGCCGCATCAGGCGCCGCCAGCCGGGCAGGTCGAGCAGGTTCCAGGCGACCGGCAGCAGCACCGCGGCGATCGCCGCGTTCGGGATCAGCGCCAGCAGCGGGGCGCTCACCAGCACCAGCAACAGCAGCAGCCCGGCCGAGAACACCGAAGCCAGTGGCGTGCGCGCACCGGCCTCGAGGTTGGGGATCGAACGGTTCAGCGATCCGCAGGAGACATAGGCGGAGGTCAGGCCTCCCACCACGTTGGACAGGCCCTGGCCGAGGAACTCGCGGTTGGCGTCGATGCGCTGGCCCGAGCGGGCGGCCACGGCCTTGGCGATCGAGATCGACTGGGCGAGCGCCACCAGCGTCAGGGCGAAGGCGATGCTGACCAGGTCGCGCAGCCGCGAGATGTCGATGTCGGGCCAGTGCCAGCGGGGCCAGGGCAGCGGCACCTCACCGATCTGCTCGACGTGCCAGAACGTGCCGTCCTCATGGCCGGCGTTCAGCAGCACCGCGACCAGCGTGCCGGCCGCCAGCCCCAGCAGAAGCGCGGGCCAGCGCCGCTGCCAGTGCCGCACGGCGAGCGTGACCGCGAGGGCCACCACGCCGACGACCAGCGAACCGAGGTGCACCACCTCGAGCGGCCGCTGCCAGAGGGCCTCGAGCATCGGCCTCAACCCGGTGCCGGAACTCATGCCCAGCAGGTCGGGCAGGGCATGCAGCGCAATCAGCACCGAGGCGCCGGCGGTGAAGCCGAGCAAGGCCGCCGGCGAGATGAAGTTGGCGATGCTGCCCAGGCGCAGCGCGCCGATCAGGGTCTGCATCACGCCGACCAGCAGCGTGACGGTCAGCGCGAGCTCGATGTAGTCGGGGCTGCGCACCCAGGCGAGCGGCGTGAGCATGGCCGCCAGCGCCAGCGAGTTCGCGTTCGTCGGCCCCGACATCACGTGAAGGCTGGAGCCGAACAGCGCCGCGACGATGCACGGCAGGATGGCGGTGGCCAGGCCGTACTGCGGCGGCAGGCCGGCGAGCGAGGCGAAGGCGATGCCCTGAGGCAGTACCAGCACGGCGCCCAGCAGGCCGGCCAGCAGGTCGGCGCGCAGCGTCTCGCGCGACACGAGCCTGACCCACGGACCGAAGCAGCGTTGTAGCCAGGGCGGGCCGGCAGCCGGCGCAGCGGGTGAGGACATGCCGAATGATAGAAGCCGTTCCGGCCCCGCCGAGGGGCCGTGTCGCGGAGCAGAACGCGATGCGATATCGCGCGGCCCACCGTGTGGCCCAACTCGCTGCGTTGCACAATGTCCCGCACCGGGCGACGAATTCGACCTGGCATCCCGCCGGCCGACGTTCCGCCTTTCGCCATGGAGAGCTGAGCAGCATGACGCAGATTCCCACGCTCGAGACCGCGACCACGTCGAGGATCCACATGATCGGCGGCGAGAAGGGCGGTGTCGGCAAATCGCTCGTGTCGCGTCTGCTGGCGCAGTACCTCATCGACCACGAGGTCCCGTTCACCGGCTTCGATACCGACCGTTCGCACGGCTCGCTGATGCGCTTCTATGCAGGCTACGCCTCGCCGGTGCTGGCCGATCGCTACGAGGCGCTGGATGCGATCGTCGAGGCGGCCATCGAGGCCCCGGGCCGCCGTGTGCTGGTCGACCTGGCAGCGCAGACCCATGATCCTCTGGTGAAGTGGATGGATGAGTCGGGCGTGCTGGACCTGGCCGACATGTCCGGTGTCGCCATCCACTACTGGCACGTGATGGACTCCGGCAAGGACTCGGTCGATCTGCTCAAGCGCCTGCTCGACCGCTTCGGCCGGCGCCTGCGCTACGTGCTGGTGCGCAACCAGCTCCGCGGCGACGACTTCAGCCAGCTCGAGAAGTCGGGCGAACAGGATCGCGCGCTGGCACTGGGCGCTCGTGTGATCACGCTCAAGCGCCTGCACGACTCGGTGGTGCAGAAGATCGACGCCAGCAACAGCAGCTTCTGGGCCGCGCGCAACTCGCCCGGCAGCGAAGGCCCGAGCCTGGGTCTGATGGAGCGCCAGCGTCTCAAGCTCTGGCTGAACCACGCCTTCAGCGAGATCGAGACGGCGGGGGTCTGACCGCGGCGGCCCGCCGCAAGTCGGGCCTTCGTCACGCTCCGGGCGCGGCGCTATTGAAACGCCGTGAGCGACCCCTATAATCTGTCGCTAGCACTCGCGCAGACTGAGTGCTAACAAGCCGGAGACGGCATCATCGTCTCTGGCTGCGCAATTGTGAGCTTGCGCTAACTGCGCGAAACAAGTCCGTAGATATTCGATACCCATCAAGGAGATGCGATGAAACTTCGTCCTTTGCACGATCGCGTGATCGTCAAGCGCCTCGAACAGGAAACCAAGACCGCTTCGGGCATCGTGATCCCCGACAACGCCGCCGAGAAGCCCGACCAGGGTGAAGTGCTGGCCGTGGGTCCGGGCAAGCGCAACGACAAGGGCGACTTCATCGCCCTGAACTGCAAGGTCGGCGATCGCGTGCTGTTCGGCAAGTACAGCGGCCAGACCGTCAAGGTCGACGGTGACGAACTGCTGGTGATGCGCGAGGAAGACCTCTTCGCCGTGGTTGAAAAGTAAATCGCGTGCGATTTGCTTTCGTCGCAGGCTGACTTCGCGCAGCGAAGTCAAGGCCCCAAGGGTCGGCCGTAGACAGAAGAATTCCCCGGCGCGAGCCGGCAAATCAGATTTCGGAGAATACAAATGGCAGCTAAAGACGTCGTTTTCGGAGGTGAAGCCCGCGCGCGCATGGTCGAAGGCGTGAACATCCTGGCCAACGCGGTCAAGGTGACGCTGGGCCCGAAGGGCCGCAACGTGGTGCTCGAGCGTTCGTTCGGCGCCCCGACCGTGACCAAGGACGGTGTGTCCGTGGCCAAGGAAATCGAGCTGAAGGACAAGCTCCAGAACATGGGCGCCCAGATGGTCAAGGAAGTCGCTTCCAAGACCTCGGACAACGCCGGTGACGGCACCACCACCGCCACCGTGCTGGCCCAGGCGATCGTGCGCGAAGGCATGAAGTACGTGGCCGCGGGCATGAACCCGATGGACCTGAAGCGCGGCATCGACAAGGCCGTCGTGAGCTTGGTCGAGCAGCTGAAGAAGCAGTCGAAGCCGACCACCACCAGCAAGGAAATCGCCCAGGTCGGCACCATCTCGGCGAATTCGGACGACGACGTCGGCCAGATCATCGCGTCGGCGATGGACAAGGTCGGCAAGGAAGGCGTCATCACCGTCGAAGACGGCAAGAGCCTGAACAACGAGCTCGACGTGGTCGAAGGCATGCAGTTCGACCGCGGCTACCTGTCGCCCTACTTCATCAACAACCCGGAAAAGCAGAGCGCGGTGCTCGACAACCCGTTCGTGCTGCTCTACGACAAGAAGATCAGCAACATCCGTGACCTGCTGCCGACGCTGGAGCAGGTGGCCAAGTCGGGCCGTCCGCTGCTGATCATCGCCGAGGAAGTCGAAGGCGAAGCGCTCGCGACGCTGGTGGTCAACACCATCCGCGGCATCCTGAAGGTCGTGGCCGTCAAGGCGCCGGGCTTCGGTGACCGTCGCAAGGCGATGCTCGAGGACATCGCGATCCTGACCGGCGGCAAGGTCATCGCCGAGGAAGTCGGCCTGACGCTCGAGAAGGTCACGCTGGCCGACCTGGGCCAGGCCAAGCGCGTCGAGGTGGGCAAGGAAAACACCACGATCATCGACGGCGCCGGCGCCGCGGGCGACATCGAAGCCCGCGTCAAGCAGGTGCGCGTGCAGATCGAGGAAGCCACCAGCGACTACGACCGCGAGAAGCTCCAGGAGCGCGTGGCCAAGCTCGCCGGCGGCGTGGCCGTCATCAAGGTCGGTGCCGCCACCGAAGTCGAGATGAAGGAAAAGAAGGCCCGTGTCGAAGACGCCCTGCACGCCACGCGTGCCGCGGTGGAAGAAGGCATCGTGGCCGGCGGTGGCGTGGCGCTGCTGCGCGCCAAGCAGGCCGCCGGTGCGATCAAGGGCGACAACGCCGACCAGGACGCCGGCATCAAGCTGATCCTGCGTGCGATCGAGGAGCCGCTGCGCATCATCGTCACCAACGCCGGTGACGAAGCCAGCGTGGTGGTGAACGCCGTGCTCGCCGGCAAGGGCAACTACGGCTACAACGCCGCCAACGGCACCTACGGCGACATGATCGAGATGGGCATCCTGGACCCGACCAAGGTGACCCGCACCGCGCTGCAGAACGCCGCCTCGGTGGCCGCGCTGATGCTGACGACGGAAGCCATGGTCGCCGAGTCGCCCAAGGACGACGCGCCGGCCGGCGGCATGCCGGGTGGCATGGGCGGCATGGGTGGCATGGGCATGGACATGTGATGTCCCGCCGGCCTCCCACGGGAGGCCGGCCGCCTGGGCTCTGCCCAGAACCGCGTCAGCAAGGGCCGC is drawn from Methylibium petroleiphilum PM1 and contains these coding sequences:
- a CDS encoding TetR/AcrR family transcriptional regulator, whose translation is MADPTLDPDTPASRTVRAQPRGQHKGQQTRATILEAALGLSSQIGLEGLSIGALAEVTHMSKSGVFAHFGSREELQISVIREYHTRFEEEIFVPSMDEPRGLPRLRSLFQRWVKRVSVEVDSGCIYISGAVEFDDRPGPVRDALVAMVRTWHQALQRAIRLAIDAGHLRPDTDPAQLLFEIHGLILALHHDARFMRNPGAVERAGRGFERILADHLTATAPPMPAR
- a CDS encoding FHA domain-containing protein; amino-acid sequence: MSRLGLIELLDRDGAVAHRVPVLRWPVSIGRALDCDVVLDDPHAAPRHALLDAPDGVPRLQVGDSVNGVRLGGRTLRAGETGTLVGGSEWQIGRTRLRVRLAGETLAPELPWAAAPPVHARRLVIGLVLLLAWVLAEHWLQTDPGDPFSSYLPVLVGTPVMLGVWCFLWALGSKLFTRHFDYLAHLQLALGVLLVSLLLDALLPLAAFALSWEGLARCGELITLALGCGLVWGHLSLILPTRRQMLAVGFATMFVVGAGLKLALNHQRSDRWFAPLYLSMLGPPALRLAPTVDPRRFIEEAGALRAPLEQRAKDTEAPSWLTPFDED
- a CDS encoding S1C family serine protease, which codes for MTRPRAWRQRALGLLFALASGAIGAQTAAPASAPSSAPLPGIGAPSVATAPLPVSPSAQRLYERARGQLLQVRTLLKGQDSQASVGSGFFVSDDGLIVTNYHVVSQVALQPDRYRLTYTRVDGREGALQLLGFDAIHDLALVKALPPNGPSRKSGVSVVDAAGEPLAFRAANDALAQGERIYSLGNPLDVGFAVLEGNYNGLVERSFYPSIFFGGALNSGMSGGPALDEAGRVVGVNVATRRDGQQVSFLVPAPFAQALVERARGAAPITAPVYPQLTAQLLAHQEAVVQRFVQQPWRSAGHPHYLIPVPQEDFMRCWGRSTPADTKGLEFERSDCEMDTQIFVSGSLLTGSLGARHEAYDGRKLGWLRFTERYSASFRNESFGRRNPKEFTAPQCSERFVDRDGLPLRAVLCLSAYKRLAGLYDVSVLVATLDQARVGAQGRLDARGVSFDNAMKLASHYLQGYGVKAAP
- a CDS encoding 2-dehydropantoate 2-reductase, giving the protein MRIAVVGLGAVGGFLAARLVRGGHRVSALARGAALAAVREHGLRLDEGGRVTAHPIDSADDAAALGPQDLVIVAVKSPALAAVAEGLAPLLGPDTPVLTAMNGVPWWFLQTLPAGRIDPRLASVDPEGRIAAALPLARVLGGVVHLTCSQPEPGLVRHGFGERLIVGEPAGGASARVAAVVQALRDGGLEVEATPDIRQAIWFKLWGNMTTNPVSALTGATADRIFDDPLVNAFCLRAMAEASAIGARIDCPIAQSGEERQAVGRKLGAFKTSMLQDVEAGRPIELDALVTAVHEIGAKLGLPTPNIDALLGLTRLMAGTRGLLPAATGR
- a CDS encoding HNH endonuclease, whose protein sequence is MDVLQLDVSGRPQAWITAREAAVLYASDGVAWTLGDACVVLRGGIQRRTGLQSRIEVHSIIAVRGSVPSRAWRQTPALSNPKLFVRDRYICAYCGGQFHADDLTREHIQPTSRGGLDSWMNCITACRSCNGHKANRTPEEARMSLLYLPYVPSLHEDMILRGRRILVDQMEFLLASVPRSSRLHG
- a CDS encoding glycine zipper 2TM domain-containing protein, with the translated sequence MKNLLIAGVVLALAACSTTSPDVVQRGDAQRLSTVQDAVVVNVREVTVDGSQSGIGGVAGGVAGGVAGSSVGGRREAVVVGVLGAVAGAVVGNATERLATREQALEIMVQLRNGERRAIVQAQGKESFQPGDQVVLISTGGTTRVARAQSVQPPPAPQPRS
- a CDS encoding SulP family inorganic anion transporter, with the translated sequence MSSPAAPAAGPPWLQRCFGPWVRLVSRETLRADLLAGLLGAVLVLPQGIAFASLAGLPPQYGLATAILPCIVAALFGSSLHVMSGPTNANSLALAAMLTPLAWVRSPDYIELALTVTLLVGVMQTLIGALRLGSIANFISPAALLGFTAGASVLIALHALPDLLGMSSGTGLRPMLEALWQRPLEVVHLGSLVVGVVALAVTLAVRHWQRRWPALLLGLAAGTLVAVLLNAGHEDGTFWHVEQIGEVPLPWPRWHWPDIDISRLRDLVSIAFALTLVALAQSISIAKAVAARSGQRIDANREFLGQGLSNVVGGLTSAYVSCGSLNRSIPNLEAGARTPLASVFSAGLLLLLVLVSAPLLALIPNAAIAAVLLPVAWNLLDLPGWRRLMRLERSDFAIAAATAVATVSLRLEIAILLGSILSLSSYLQRTARPAMRTMGFDSVAPDRPFVVLDGQTEALPECPQLKLLRMEGAVYFGAAQHVSDTLHHLRAAPAAPRHLLVMSKSMNFIDPAGAQVWDEELRARRADGGDLYFHRPRPPVLELWERSGFLDALGRDHVFSDKHSAIARIVPRLDPAICVGCKVRIFGECARQPGAPPAPEI
- a CDS encoding mobilization protein, which translates into the protein MTQIPTLETATTSRIHMIGGEKGGVGKSLVSRLLAQYLIDHEVPFTGFDTDRSHGSLMRFYAGYASPVLADRYEALDAIVEAAIEAPGRRVLVDLAAQTHDPLVKWMDESGVLDLADMSGVAIHYWHVMDSGKDSVDLLKRLLDRFGRRLRYVLVRNQLRGDDFSQLEKSGEQDRALALGARVITLKRLHDSVVQKIDASNSSFWAARNSPGSEGPSLGLMERQRLKLWLNHAFSEIETAGV
- a CDS encoding co-chaperone GroES, translated to MKLRPLHDRVIVKRLEQETKTASGIVIPDNAAEKPDQGEVLAVGPGKRNDKGDFIALNCKVGDRVLFGKYSGQTVKVDGDELLVMREEDLFAVVEK
- the groL gene encoding chaperonin GroEL (60 kDa chaperone family; promotes refolding of misfolded polypeptides especially under stressful conditions; forms two stacked rings of heptamers to form a barrel-shaped 14mer; ends can be capped by GroES; misfolded proteins enter the barrel where they are refolded when GroES binds), which gives rise to MAAKDVVFGGEARARMVEGVNILANAVKVTLGPKGRNVVLERSFGAPTVTKDGVSVAKEIELKDKLQNMGAQMVKEVASKTSDNAGDGTTTATVLAQAIVREGMKYVAAGMNPMDLKRGIDKAVVSLVEQLKKQSKPTTTSKEIAQVGTISANSDDDVGQIIASAMDKVGKEGVITVEDGKSLNNELDVVEGMQFDRGYLSPYFINNPEKQSAVLDNPFVLLYDKKISNIRDLLPTLEQVAKSGRPLLIIAEEVEGEALATLVVNTIRGILKVVAVKAPGFGDRRKAMLEDIAILTGGKVIAEEVGLTLEKVTLADLGQAKRVEVGKENTTIIDGAGAAGDIEARVKQVRVQIEEATSDYDREKLQERVAKLAGGVAVIKVGAATEVEMKEKKARVEDALHATRAAVEEGIVAGGGVALLRAKQAAGAIKGDNADQDAGIKLILRAIEEPLRIIVTNAGDEASVVVNAVLAGKGNYGYNAANGTYGDMIEMGILDPTKVTRTALQNAASVAALMLTTEAMVAESPKDDAPAGGMPGGMGGMGGMGMDM